CTTCAGGCTTCAGACACAGGGTCTGCATTTTCTTCAAGTTCAACCCCCAACTTCTTCTCCTTGGATCAGGGACAAACATAAAGAGAGAATACTTCATCCTTTATATTGTCAGAAACATAGAGAAACTACATCCTCATTCCTCTCTTATGGTAATTAATTGTATGAATTTTTTCGAGGCaataattaattgtatgaattgaatctaaataaaatttttgaggACTGTTTATTTGGAGTAATAGGGAAAGGTTGAGTAACGCTTTTAGATGAATTGGTTATTTTAGTTAATCTTAAATTGACTAACTAATTTATTGATCAATTTGCTAAGCTGATTTGACAAAATTATTACAAGTTACTCTATGTCTATGATTTGCTGGTTTGCAACAGCTGGAGCCAGGTGCCAAGTCCTACTTGTACATTGAATTTGAACTCGTTAGAAATGGAGACGTTGACAATTAACATGGTCACATGGACATGATTTTGAAGATTTATTCACTTCGAGCAAATTACGTATTGTTCAGTTACCAGTAACACAAAGTAGAATTTGGCATTAGCATTTTTTACCTTGGGGGAAGGGAATTGGAAATACCAGTCCACAAATGATTGACCTTTGTTTTCTAAATCATGCTGGCTTCATTGCTATGAAATTAATTACTTGCACATTGTGACAACTAGAAAGTcctaacaattaattaataatgtgcATGATTGAAACAAAAAGTAACACATTTTCCATCATTCTCCCAAACTTTTTAGGTTTccggaaaggaaaaaaaaaaaaaactttattagaTGGATAGCCAAGAACATAAAATGTTTACTTTTATTGGCATTCCAAAGATATTAATGTTAGTCTGTTGACCCAGAAATATGCGTGACCCATGTGCAGGGCTAATGTGATTCACGATATGCCACTATCAgtcaaaattatgaaatttaatttcatttcgaaaaaaaaaatgtgttagaaAATGTATTACATGCTAGCACTCCTCTTACAACTTTATCCATGCAAGGAGTGAAACTGATTCCGCAACTAGATACGATACCGTGGCCAAACATATAGTACAAGGCAACAATGTTACCTCACTATGCTGAGCCAGCACTATCCTTCTAGTCCATCTCACTATGCTGTTATAGGAATTTTGGCAGTGTTGGAAGAAACATACATTAAACAACCAATGATGAACAGTGTAATGTAAATAAAGTGTGCAAACAAATTATTTGGGAAACTGAAACAATGAACGGATGAGTTAAAAACTTCTTCATCAGATGGATATACACATAAACACAATTTCAGGAATTGAATACAAATAATTACTACAACTTTGCAATCTCTTGTTTTGAATGAGTATACAATGATCAgggtaaagaaaagaaaaataaactcaGTATACAATCAATATCATATTATACACAGAAGAAGAAATTTGTCATTCATACTAGTTCTACCTCGAGAAGGGTTGCATTATTTGAATGATACCTATGGctcttaccaaaaaaataaaatacacggCTTTACAAGCAAAGCTTTTACTTCTGCTGTTCCAGCACCAAGTCCCAAGTGAATGTGACTTTGAACCGATTCTAATTGAAagtatgaaaaaggaaaaaaggaagcaatTTCTGTCATGTGTCTGATTGTAAAAGGGATGAGGTTGTCTTCTCAAGGTTCCTTCCTGAGGTGAAGGTTGAAACAGCACTAGTCTgaaatgatgatgaagaagagggACCAGGGGGTGAAACTCCGACTGAGAATGCACTGGCATTGCTACTCAGGTATGTGCTGGTTCCACTAACAGCTCCTTCCATCACTGATTTTGGGGCAGGTGGCCTTTCAGGCTCTGTTACCCCTTCAAGCATTTGTAGCACTCTGCTCATTGTTGGTCTGTGAGATGGCTGCTCTTGGATGCACCAAAAGCTTGCCTGAATTGCTCTTCTTACTTGCTCCATATCAACTTCTTGGTTAGCTAGCCTTTTGTCCAAAATTCCACTTATGTTACCTTTCTCAAACTCTTCATAAGCCCAAATGGAGAACTTCTTCCTATTTGTTTCCTCTGACACATCAAAATTCCTCCTCCCACTCACAATCTCCAACAAAACCATGCCATAGCCGTAAACATCAGATTTGGAAGTTATGGGAAGATTTGCAAGCCACTCGGGAGCTAAATATCCTCGGGTTCCTCTCACACTTGTCAAGGTCCGATGCCGGTGGTCCTTAGGATTAATGAGCTTTGCAAGACCAAAATCTGAGACTTTAGCAACATAATTCTCATCCAGGAGTATGTTTTCAGGTTTTATGTCACAATGGACTATGCAGTCACGGCACTCCTCATGTAGGTATGTGATGCCTCTTGCAGTGCCCAGGGCAATGTTGAATCGATACTCCCAATTCAATAATTTTCCGGAATGCTGTTCTGTCAGGAATAGAAAATCATCAAGAGACCCATTTTTCATGAACTCATAAACCAGAAGCCGGTGGCGCCCTTCTGAGCAAAAGCCAATAAGCCTCACCAAATTCAGATGATGTGTGCTACTTATGGTGGCAACTTCCATCCTAAACTGCTTCTCACCTTGCTCAATGCCCTCAAGTTGCTTCACAGCAACAACTGTTTTGTTAACAAGAGTTCCTCTATACACAGCGCCAAATCCACCAGCTCCAAGCTTCTCCTTGAACCCCTTTGTCGCTTGCTGGAGCTCCTTGTACGAGAACTGCACAGGTGCACCAGAAGCATACTCAAGAAGTGCATACTGAGCAGACAACACACCAAGCCTTGTGCTGTGCCTACAACACCACATCCACAAACCACCTTCCAAGGCAATCAAACCCAAAAGGGTACCCAAAATGATCACCACCACAACCCAAGCAGGCACCCTGGACCTCTTTTCCCTCACAGAGTCCCCTATAGAGGGTGGTGGATTTGGCGCTAGCGGCGGACAAACCTTGATATATGAAGTGCTAGGCAGCGAAGGATCATGATATCCACTAACaaaatcttctgattttattaCACACTGCCCCGAGCCATCTGACAAGGAAGTAGCAGCAAAACAGGCACCCGAATTCGAAAGACAATTCGTACTACATGCTGATAAACCAATGAAAAACGACTGCGACGCTGCCTCAGGGGGATAACTCAAGACCACAGTATGATCCAACGTCAACACAGTCACATTCCTTTGACAACTATCAAGACTCACCTTCCTCCTGCACCCTCTCCTACTATCATTTGGATCAACCATCTCAAAATTCTGAGACGGGCAACCGCAAACCGGGCTTGAATCGTTGTAACTACACACACCATAGTTCCCACAGTAGGCATAAACCTCACATTGATCCGAAACAGCAGTCCATCTAACACTAGGAGTTCCACCACCAAGACTACTGCTATAAATCCTCAAATTGCCATCATTATCCAACTTCAACACCCTAAACACTCCATCATTCTTATCATAGTCACTACTATAGGCAACAAGAGCAACAGTGCTCAATTTCGCATAAGAAAGTTGCAAAAGCCCAATTGGAGACAAGGCCAACACAGGGGAATCCGAACTCGCATTCACAGAAGAGTTCCCCTGGTTCCAGTACACTATGCTATTGTTCCATGTTAGGGTCAAATTCCCAATTGAACTAAGGCTAAAAGAGTACCTTTCAGAAGTGAGAACCTTACCAACACTAAAATTCTGAGAGGGCACAAGGGTATCAGTGGGGTGGTCAAAGCTTGACCAGAGGGTGCCAGTGCCGTTGGAAATTACCAAATTGCCACTGTCTTCGAGGGTTGCTGAAGTGGCACCCGCCGTGCCGGCGTCCCACACGGCGGAGCCGGAGCCGTTGACGAGGCGGAGGTCGCCGGAGCGGAGGAACTGGAGGGACCCGCCGGAGTCCACGGCGGCGCCGTTTCCAGCGGACCAGACGACGGGGTTGCCGCCGGTGTAGGCGATGGCAGCGATGAAGGAGGGAGGGGTGGTTGGTGGCTGGACGGGGATGAATAGGAGGGAGAAGGTGCCGCTGGGAGAAGACCACGTTTGGTTGGAAGAAGAAGCTGAGAGGGTAGAACCTGGGTCTATGGCGGTGGTAACTGTGCTTGTTGCTAAAACAAGGGTGAGGAGGAACAGGAATTGGGTTTTGAGGAACATGTTTTCTggtgtttcaactttcaatcgtgttgtgtgtgtctgtgttaTGGGGTGTGTGAACGTGATATAACGATGTTGTTGGATGCGCGTGTATGTGTGTTACTGATGTTTTGGTTTCGTGTGTGGAAGAAATGGGGTGATAATGGCCTAATGGGGACTGAAAGTGAATGGAAGACTTTGACTTGGCCCTCGCTTGGAGGATAATTGGTCCAatgattgaaatttaattatttggttcaATGTgggttgattttgatttttcaacAACGGGGAAGGGTTTGAATCTTCAACAGGGTTGATTATGTTTTATGGGGAGGAATGGCTGCTGCTGAGTCCTTCACGTTTTGGAAGTGTTAAAGTTTCAAGCTTCACCTTCAATTTCTATTTCCTAGTCTCCCTTTGGGTTTTGGGACTTTCATGAGAGAAAAGAAACGATTGGTGTGATTCTATCATCGATGTATGGATAGATAAACTCACTTCTATTCCAAATGTTATGATCcaatttgttttgtttggaGTCAAGTAAATGGTTTGGTTCACTCTCTTTCACGGGCTTCAAAATTGTATTCTGGCCaccatcaattttattttagttttctatgttttgaaactttgatTATCAATGATATGATAAAATTCTCTTTGGTTAAAAAAGATAAGGAAATTGACGGGAGACGAGAGGTTGCTGCTGAATTATCTAAAGAAAGACCTTTCCCTCAATTCTCAATACAGAAATGCTTTTAATCATGTCCTTGAGTTGTAGGGTGTTGTGAGTCTGTGACTTTTTCTTGACTACTTTAAATAACGTGTTCGGACCGTAGAAAATAGATGTGGTATGCTTTTCAATTAGGGTGATTCTTGTTTCTAGTTTTAgtcataattttgaattttattttttaattaacaataaaaactaaaaacttcaaagcaattaaataaaacaattaatgaagaagaagaaatgtaaactaTGGGGAGGGGTGAAAAAGGAGTAGTAGGGAGGCTACAATAGCAGCCAAGAGGAAGAGggagcaacaacaacaatagagAAGAATTTTGTTGATCTTATTGCAAGTGTATATATATGAGGTGAGTCCGTGTAGAAATAAGAAGATTGAATatcatatgattaaaaaaaaagacccataaacatgaaatttaaagttaagttaaaatataatatcaaatttaataatatagttaataatgatccatttgttttttttacaaaggcttaaattaaagataaatacaCTTATATTGCCCTAACCAATGAATAATAATGATCTAAAAGTCAACATtgtattattttaacaaaaataaataaataattataatttataaaatctttGTCTAACTCCATCCTATATTGTTTAGCCATTTAAGTTTAACAGCGAATTTGGACCTCCAAAGGACCATCCTATCAGAAGGCAACTTCATCTCTTTTACAATCAGACACATGACAGAAattgtttccatttttctttttcatatttccaGAAAGATTTGGTTCAAAGTCACATTTTCATGGGACTAGATACTGGAACAGCAGAAGTAAAAGCTTTGCTGGTCAAGCCATGTACAATGATATTGATtctatatttcatttttcttttctttacccTGATCATTGTATACTCGTTCAAAACAGGAGATTGCAAAGTTTTAGTAATTATCTGTATTCAATTCCTGAAATTTTGCTTGTGTATATCCATCTGATGAAGgagaagtttatcatttcagtttcctaaataatttgtttgtaCACTTTGCTTACAATTACACAGTTCATCGTTGGTTGTTTAATGTATGTTTGTCCCAACACTGCCAAAAATTCGTACAAGGCTATAGCAACATAGTGAGACGGACTAGAGAATAGTGCTAGTACCACTGCTCCACAACGATAATTTTGCTATCATCATGTGATTCCAGCTATAATCACAACGAAATTATGatttcagaaaaaaatataaaataaaaatgtgatttCTTTATGTAATGAAATTATACTTTCtaacaaaattatgatttcagaaaaaaaatataaaataaaaatgtgatttCTTTACACATCATGTAATGAAATCATATTTCCTAATTTaaggtttttcactaaaattaattttctttgagTAATTGAAGACATTCAAAAGTAGATTATTCATTTCTCACCAAGTTTTTTCTATATACAAAAGGGATATGAACTCATCATTACTTAGACTAAATACTTATTGGTATATGTTGATTACAGTTTCTGGTTGCGGTATGAGTCTCACTCTTTGCATGGATAAAACTGTACCCGATAttattaacacatttttttacaagatcaaaataaatttgttaattttgaaaGAGTATTACTTCCTACACCTCCATGACATCTCATTACATTACGAAATATCCTTACATTTTGGGTCGAACATTCCGTATGTAATGGGTGCCTGAAACTAAATGTAGAAGTGACGGAAGTTCCACTCTTTGAAGGATTGTAGCTCATAGAATTGGGCTAACATTCCTTTACTGGGTCTGGATCACCTTAGTTTGTTATTGATCCCTACAATCtctcaaattttcaaaattattcatCTCCAAAAAGTATTATGGAATCATGAGTTTGTAGTGCATCTTGgtataggaaaaaaatacacaatgaaatcatgattttgttgcaaaaaataattaaaagatgataatacaattgaATCACGTATGATGCATAATAGAATCATACTttcgttttatattttttttggaattagGATTTCATTGTGCAACGGATTTTGTTAAACAACGAAAATTCTATTGTACAATTACTAtgcaacacaacacaacaaaattttgattttattatatagCAAAACTTGTTGCACAACAAATTATGATTCTATTGAgcaacaacaaaacaagaaaaaatgaaatcgtgatttcattttgattaaaaaaaaaattagctaaTAGCGTGTGAGTGCACAAGGTGAAGAGAGGGAAGAGGGAAATgagaaaagagggagaatgaaaaggaaaaggagaagagaatgaacaTAGGAAAAGTGGGGAAtggtaatttaataattattcttGACTAGTAAAGaccaataacaattttattaggGCCAATAATAATCACCCTTAGTTGAGTTATGGGTAACTCAACAACACGTCATTGCTCAAAGTCAATTAATCTTCAAAATAATGTCCATGTGACCATGTTAGTTGTCAAAGTCTCCATTTTTAACGAGATCAAATTCAATGTACGAGTAGGACTTGGCTCTTGGCACCTGGCTCCAGCTGTTGAAAACCAGCAAATCATGGAGGGTACGTAACTTGTAATCAATTTGTCAGATCAGTTTAGCAAATtgatcaataaattttttagtcaaTTTAAGATTAACTAAAACAGGCAAATTTACGAAAGAggattagttttaaaaactaattatcaaAGAGGGTCTCTTTTTAAACAATTTACAATGAGGGTCTGTTTTTATGGGTGTCGCCTGATGCCGTCATTGAAGATGGCGAGAAAGCTTGGTACGTGGAGGGTGCCGCTTGTGCTACTGGCGGGACACATCCACGCCGGATGTGCCGCCAGTAACTCCAGCGGAACACACCTtgctataattttcttttcttttcttgaaaatatACTAATATCTTACGTTGTACCAAATGTTAACATATTTCGTTagatattaatgaaaaataataaataaaattgtttttattgaaattatgataaaatgtgttaataacatttaatattatatttctaaaatattttttatttctaatttcttAATATCTTTACGCACAGTAATTAACAATCTAAAATGCTCCAATAAATAAATCACACACGCTCCTACTACGAAAAGAAACCACATGCAACCTAAGGCATAACTTTAAAGTTGCGAATATTGATCCTAGCACTTCTATTTAATGCTAACACTAATCAAATATATGAAACTTTAAATGTGCAGATCATATagtaataagaaaaggaagcttttaatgtgaaataataatgaatatttaCGGGGTCAAAAGGGAACCCAGCTCTGCTCACAGTACACAAGAAAactaatatattaatcatttcAACACAAATATAGAGAACAGAAACATCAAAGAAGCTGATTAAGTACCCATTCCGCTGGAGTTACTGGCGGCACATCCAACGTGGATGTGTCCCGCTAGTAGCACGGGCGGCATCCTCCACTTTAAAATTAACTACCCATCCCGCTGGAGCTGGCGGCACATCCGACGTGGATGTGTCCCGCCAGTAGTACAAGCAGCACCCTCCACGTATCAACAGACCCTCATTGtaaattgtttaaaaagaaaCCCTCTTtagtaattagtttttaaaactaaccCTCTTTCGTAAATTTGCCAACTAAAACAACCAATTAATCTAAAAGAGTACTAGCTCAACCTTTCCCTGTTACTTCAAGtaaaaatgatgttaaaacAATCTCATGTTCCATTGTTAAAACCCAAAACGCCGAGCCATGAAAAGATTTATTTAAGAGTCATTGATACATTTTTATTCATTGTAGTTAAGAAACTTGAAGTTTCCTCAAAAAAACAACTCTTCAAGTTAAAGTCCAATTTATGGAATCACTTAATCTGTGATTCCAATACACATCTCTTTCATTCCATCTTAGCAAGAGATAACTCAAAGGGTAAAGCCTGAATGAATACAAACCAGATTTTAAAATCATGTTAGGAGTGAAAATCTGAGGTGGCACAATGGTGTATCTGTGGGGTGATCAAAACTGGACCACACAGTGCTAGTTCCATTGGAAAGAACAAAGTTGCCTTGCTCATCAAGGAAGGTAGAGAAGACACAAAAATGGGAAGTTCCTGAGTTCCATAATATGGCACCAGATCCATCAACAAGTTGCAAACTTCCAATTGAGAGCAATTGGAATGAACCTCTTGAGTCTACTAAAGTTCCACCACCTACACCTCCAGAGTGGACAATACCAACCATGAAGGAAGGAGGAGAAATTGGGGGTTGGACTTGAAGAAAATTAAGAGAGAATGTGTTGTTGGGGGATGACCATGCTTGGTTAGTGTTTGAAGCATAAAGGGTTGAACCTGGTGAGATGGCCACAACTGAAATGATGAAAAGGGTAAGAGAAAGTAGCAAATCTTTTATTTTGAGCATTGTGATTTTAGTACTTGGTTTGTGTTTCTTGTTTTGCATGTGTAACAATGGAAGGAACTGACTCTTAAATAAGGTATTGCTTGGTAGAAGGGATATGGAATGGAATATTGGCATTGAAGTCTACTCTGATTGACTTTCTTCTCCATCTTCTGTCAAGATTGAGGTTTGAATCGTTAATCTTACTGTTTTAGCTTTTGAATTTAGAAGAGAGTTTTGAGTGTAAATTGAAAAGAGTTGGTTTCTCCTATGGTCTCAAATTCAGATATTGTGAATAGGGAAGAGATAAATTTATCCTTTAACTAAATGTCTAAATTCACCATACTCGAATTAACATCTGAATACAAAAGTTTcagaagaaaggaagaaaatagaagataggATTGGTAAGTAGAGGAACAGAATGGAATTCTTTCATATACAATTGTTGATGGGCATTTAACTATTTAGTTGAAGAGATCCTACCTTATTGTCTCTTCAGTTTGTGTTATGACTGTATCAATGAATAGCATTCTTTGGATGAGAAGCAGCAGAGGAATATATGCTATCATTACCACCAATGGAAAAGAAGCTGGCAAATGTAGCATCTCAAAGCATATGAACAAAATGACCTCTGATGGTGACAATTACTTTGACTTTTATCTGGCATTAATAcaataaaatgttattgttgttaccaataaagtaataatatatatatttcattcttTTGATAAAAACTTGTGTATAGTTTATACACAGTGTTTGATATAAAAgaatctttcttctcttttatttaaatcactttGAGGTTGACATTCCAGGAATTCTATTTATgagaaattttataacttatgtttgattattattcaaatttctTGAAATTAGTGGTAgtgaaatattatttcattatacGCAAGCAGATTCAAGAAAAAACTAGAAAAGAAAAACCAGTACTTTCCACGGTGGAAAAACTGACAGgatttcaatgaaaaaaaaatctccaaGCAAGTCAACGAAATATAGATACATCTCTATATTATTATCACAGCAGTTTAGCTTAaatggtttttatattttagtacaGACAAGATGCATTTTACATTTAAGTCAATCAGTCAAATAAAATCATTGTCtgtacaatttttatatttaacgtAATTACATTAGTTAACTTATTAgaaatattattgatataaaatacataaataaattcatatggGATTATTTTGACTCTGTGGAACCTTCAAGGAAGAAGTGAAATAAGCTAGGATGCTGGCAAATTTATATAGCTggggtaatttttttaaaatcacaggaatgagtaaattttaaaaatattagagacTACGAGTaagtcatattttaaaatacgattttatataaaaaaaaaatcatgttttaaaacatCACTTTTCAACGTCGTAATTTTTGTTAAAGGAAATATAACATACTTGAAGTCGTGATAAAGTTGTGTTTTGAAcatgatttcaatatttttttttgaaaaaaattatacttttaaagttgtattttaaaacataattccaTAATAAAGTTGTGTTTTAAAATACAGGATTTATTCCTATCCTGTGATATTTCTTAAATCTACTcaatcatgtaattttttttttaaaaaaattatccatacAAATTgtatatcagaattaaaattatttaaatcgaATTGCTTTCGAATATGTGAATTAAAAAACATCATTGTTTTAATATAATCATTTCATCATATAtatctattataattttttcaatttttttcttttttttctaatatttttaaattctcattttttttactttacaaattctaaaaaaagAGTAGAAAATAGATTTGGATACCGAGCAGTCATGTAAATTTGCCCGAGCGTGTGATAGAATAACCCCCAGCGAGTATAAGTGAATCGACGCTTCTTTCTTACCTAATTAAGCGTTGCCCTTCATTCAGGGTTTCAAGGAATCTCTAACTTATTTGCCTTTATTTCATTGGATTCAACtcaatcttaaaaattaatttaagcgcctcacttatatattttaacgtGAAATTACCATGGATCGATGTAAGACTTGAATTATTTTCAAGATATAATTACGgttaaattaatacaaaattaattaattttttcacagGAAAATCCTctgataatcaattattttttttctagttggGAAACTAGCAGAGATAAAGTCACATTCCATAGccatcacaatcacaagcaaatGGGAGAGAGGGAGACTTCAACACAGAGACTACCATTATATTCTAATCGAATTCTAttgtatttttctaataaatatgttCTGTAACTTTTTCTAGCTGGAAGGCTTGGTTACttctcaaataattttatcatcaaaatttGTAATGCTAATTTTCTATCTAGATTACATATATTATtctaaagataattttatttaaatcgaATGATTATTAGTCTAAGGTACACTAATTTTCACTCTATTAATTACTACCATcagttttcatttatttattttatcctaaCTGAGATCAATCTCAAGTACTACTAATTCATGtaataatgtatttatttatcttaaactaACATAGTGAGAAGTGACTTTATGTTTACTCACATTGTTGTTGGCAAGTTCGACGGAATTTACTACACGTGTAGTCCCCCACACTGCTGTGCGCTCCTCGTCGAATCTTGTCCCaccaatctctctctctctctctctctcttcattttctcttcactCTTCACCTATTTTTCCCCAAATTGTACGCACCAAACTCACACAGATACGAGGTTAGTTTCTTTAATCCAACTTTGGTATTCTATGTTTCTGTCTCCCCTtcaattttttccttcatttaccTATGTAACTTGCTATTCAATTGAAACCCATTTGTGAATTCTTCTCTATTTGAATGGTTTTTGCTCAGATCCCGTCATAATGGCCTGTGATTGGTTCTTgtgtgatgttgttgttgtgggtCGTTGGTTTCATCGTTTGTTTTCAATACTACAATGATTTGGGTCATGGCTCATGAGACTTGCATTTCATTCTTTGTCCAAGTCCTCGAGATTCAAATTAAGTGTTCATTTTCAAACTTTGTTTTGGGGTTTGTGTTTTGTGTTATTTGGATGTGAGGGGCTTTTAGGAATGAGGAATTGTAGATTTGTGAATGAAGAGTTGGGCTGTGGAGCAAGTAAAAGTGCGGGAATCAACATGGTGTTGTATTATGATTGATTGATAACCTTGTCCCTAAGTATGTGGTGAGAGGCCTGATCCCGAGGATTTTGTATTTAGAAAAATATCTGTTGAGAGAGGTGAACCCTTAAATGAATCTTAGTACTTGAGGGATTAGCCCTGGCTCCGAACGGGAAGATACCTGAGTgcaaccaaaaaaagaaaaaggaagagtaaaagtgtgggaagaacaaaaagaggagaaaaataGATTGAGGGCATCTTGGTTTGTTAGAACTTAACTGCAAGAATTATGGAgtaattgatgttgttttgcaTGTactggaagaaaaagaaggtagtgattagatttaatttttaatagacATATGATTGATTTCTGATATGCTCAAGTTTgagatttctttctttcttttttttttgcttgaatTATGAGTAACCTACAAGCTTGGTCCAATCATGCAACTAATTTTTGGCTCATCAATCTTTAAGCTTGACCCTTTTCAGAAACCTTTGCGAATGATTAACCTTTTGGTTGCTACTTTTCATCCAACCTATTTGAATGTGACCTATATATGTATGCATTGGAGGTTTCCAACTTTTTAAGATAGAAATGTATCTGAAATCTCTAAATACATGAGCTGCAGAAGAGGAAAAATATGCTGAAAAATCTTGTAATTGTGAATACCTGACTTTGTGAGAAAAATAGCATGGCAGAATCTGAGTCCATGATTTATCATCCTGTATTGATGGTCTTCTAGTTTGAGGCAGTGGAAGCTGAGGGTTGGGTTTGGAAAAGACTgtctttatttacttttttaaaatctcGAAATATTTTACTTCAATTTCCAGACATT
The Glycine max cultivar Williams 82 chromosome 16, Glycine_max_v4.0, whole genome shotgun sequence genome window above contains:
- the LOC100305429 gene encoding lectin protein kinase family protein, giving the protein MEVATISSTHHLNLVRLIGFCSEGRHRLLVYEFMKNGSLDDFLFLTEQHSGKLLNWEYRFNIALGTARGITYLHEECRDCIVHCDIKPENILLDENYVAKVSDFGLAKLINPKDHRHRTLTSVRGTRGYLAPEWLANLPITSKSDVYGYGMVLLEIVSGRRNFDVSEETNRKKFSIWAYEEFEKGNISGILDKRLANQEVDMEQVRRAIQASFWCIQEQPSHRPTMSRVLQMLEGVTEPERPPAPKSVMEGAVSGTSTYLSSNASAFSVGVSPPGPSSSSSFQTSAVSTFTSGRNLEKTTSSLLQSDT